Proteins encoded by one window of Synechococcus sp. MVIR-18-1:
- a CDS encoding Gfo/Idh/MocA family protein — MLHSIAPINGRRIRIAVVGCGRISRNHIKAIAIHHERAELVAICDTQPELLSHAQQYIDEVSEENSGTRFNPVQFTSYTDLLSATGASGTTPVDLVVLATPSGLHSEQVIAAAKAGLHVCTEKPMATRWADGVAMVKACDEAGVRLFVVKQNRFNSTLQLVKRQLQAGRFGQMAMVAVNVFWQRPQSYYDQARWRGTWEFDGGALMNQASHYVDLLNWLVGPVESVSASMATLGRTIEVEDTAALQLRWRNGALGTMAVTMLTYPKNLEGSITLLGEKGTVKIGGPAVNQIEHWAFADESPDDALIEQASFETTSVYGFGHPLYYSNVIGALQGKEMALCDGREGLRSLELLVGAYRSARDGRTVHLPLEY; from the coding sequence ATGCTCCACTCTATTGCTCCAATTAATGGGCGTCGAATACGCATTGCTGTTGTCGGTTGTGGTCGTATTAGCCGCAATCACATCAAAGCCATCGCTATCCATCATGAGCGTGCAGAACTTGTGGCTATTTGTGATACTCAGCCAGAGCTTCTCAGCCACGCGCAACAGTACATAGATGAGGTTTCTGAAGAGAACTCTGGAACTCGATTTAATCCAGTTCAATTCACTAGTTATACCGACCTTCTTTCCGCAACCGGCGCATCCGGTACTACTCCTGTCGACTTGGTGGTGCTGGCTACTCCAAGCGGTCTGCATTCAGAGCAGGTGATTGCAGCAGCTAAGGCAGGGCTGCATGTGTGCACGGAAAAGCCAATGGCCACTCGCTGGGCTGATGGCGTTGCAATGGTGAAGGCTTGTGATGAAGCTGGAGTCCGCCTTTTTGTTGTGAAGCAGAACCGCTTTAACAGCACCTTGCAACTGGTTAAACGACAGCTTCAGGCTGGGCGCTTTGGGCAGATGGCGATGGTGGCGGTGAATGTGTTTTGGCAGCGGCCACAAAGTTATTACGATCAGGCTCGCTGGCGCGGTACATGGGAATTCGATGGCGGTGCACTTATGAATCAGGCCAGCCATTATGTGGATTTGCTTAATTGGTTGGTCGGGCCAGTAGAGAGTGTTAGCGCTTCTATGGCTACGTTAGGTCGCACCATTGAAGTGGAAGACACAGCAGCCTTGCAGCTGCGTTGGCGTAATGGTGCACTAGGAACGATGGCAGTGACCATGCTGACTTATCCCAAAAATCTGGAGGGCTCGATCACTTTGCTGGGTGAAAAAGGTACCGTGAAAATTGGTGGGCCGGCGGTAAACCAGATTGAGCATTGGGCCTTTGCCGATGAAAGTCCAGACGATGCTCTTATTGAGCAAGCCAGTTTTGAGACGACAAGCGTGTATGGCTTTGGCCATCCGCTTTACTATTCAAATGTGATTGGTGCGTTGCAGGGCAAAGAAATGGCCTTATGCGATGGTCGCGAGGGTTTACGTAGCCTTGAATTGCTAGTTGGTGCTTACCGATCGGCGAGGGACGGTCGCACGGTGCACTTGCCTTTGGAATACTGA
- the lhgO gene encoding L-2-hydroxyglutarate oxidase translates to MSEITTDIVVLGGGMVGMALAYQLSERDSDLTITVIDKEPEIGRHSSGRNSGVLHAGIYYPPGTLKAKVCVQGARRLRAWCENEGLPLLACGKVIAPQTSELDGQLELLLERGRANGAEVRLINHQEFKQRVPDGRTASGRALWSPGTCVVKPKLVMQRLEQRLRERGVSFALGATVCGVSPDKRQLNLKHSGESSTLSYGHLFNATGLQADRIAKVFGLGHDCTLLPFKGLYWQLDPRAPFNFTTNLYPVPDLNVPFLGVHVTPSPDGSISLGPTAIPALGRENYRGFDGIEPLMALEFLGDLASQWWRNAGGFRQYAREQALHGLKPLFLKAAQALVPGLRSDHLIPSQKVGIRAQLYDRRSGTLVQDFRLEHGPASTHVLNAISPAFTASFALADLIIKESSLASH, encoded by the coding sequence ATGTCTGAGATCACCACAGACATCGTTGTCTTGGGCGGAGGCATGGTCGGTATGGCGTTGGCTTACCAGCTCAGCGAGCGTGATTCCGATCTCACAATCACAGTGATCGATAAGGAACCCGAGATCGGTCGGCATAGTTCTGGTCGGAACAGCGGTGTTTTGCACGCAGGCATTTACTACCCTCCTGGCACCCTCAAAGCAAAAGTATGTGTGCAGGGGGCTCGTCGTTTGCGTGCTTGGTGTGAAAATGAGGGACTGCCTCTACTAGCTTGTGGAAAAGTCATTGCGCCTCAGACTTCTGAGCTAGACGGGCAATTGGAGTTGCTTTTGGAGCGTGGCCGAGCCAATGGAGCCGAGGTGCGGCTTATTAATCATCAAGAGTTTAAGCAGCGAGTGCCGGATGGCCGCACGGCCAGTGGCCGTGCCCTTTGGAGCCCGGGTACCTGTGTGGTGAAGCCCAAGCTTGTGATGCAACGCCTTGAGCAACGCTTGCGGGAGCGTGGTGTGAGCTTCGCTTTGGGTGCCACCGTTTGTGGTGTGTCTCCTGACAAACGGCAACTCAATCTGAAGCATTCTGGAGAAAGCAGCACCCTGTCCTACGGACATTTGTTCAATGCCACGGGGTTGCAGGCCGATCGGATCGCCAAGGTGTTTGGACTGGGTCATGACTGCACCCTTCTGCCGTTCAAAGGCCTTTACTGGCAACTAGATCCAAGAGCTCCCTTCAACTTCACCACGAACTTGTATCCAGTGCCCGATCTCAATGTGCCGTTTCTTGGGGTGCATGTCACCCCAAGCCCTGACGGCAGCATCAGCCTTGGGCCAACAGCCATTCCTGCCTTGGGGCGTGAGAATTACAGAGGGTTTGATGGAATTGAACCATTGATGGCGCTTGAATTTTTGGGTGACCTGGCAAGCCAGTGGTGGCGCAATGCTGGTGGATTTCGCCAATACGCCAGAGAGCAGGCTCTGCATGGGCTCAAGCCCTTGTTTTTAAAGGCAGCTCAGGCATTGGTGCCAGGCCTACGCAGTGATCATCTCATCCCAAGCCAGAAGGTGGGAATCCGTGCCCAGCTCTACGATCGTAGATCAGGCACATTGGTTCAGGATTTCCGTCTGGAGCATGGACCCGCAAGCACCCATGTGCTCAACGCAATCTCTCCTGCGTTTACCGCCAGTTTTGCTCTGGCGGATCTGATCATCAAAGAATCCTCCCTCGCTTCTCACTAA
- a CDS encoding NAD-dependent epimerase/dehydratase family protein: MDIRGKKLLMIGGSGLIGSHTVDSLLREDVGEVIVYDNFVRGRMENLAAVRQDPRFKVYDIGGDILQTDILEAAMKGVDGVFHFAALWLLQCHDYPRSAFDVNVRGTFNVMEACVKAGVNRLVYSSSASVYGDALSEPMTEDHPFNNKNFYGATKICGEAMLRSFHHRYGLDYVGLRYMNVYGPRQDYQGAYIAVIMKMLDAIDRGESPTILGDGSEAFDFVAVEDCAQANVCAMKANATDSFYNVGTGIRTSLKELAEILIELTGSKNPINYAPRSQATLVRNRIGCPEKASKEISYTAAIELREGLQRLIDWRASHKAEVEARRDAQRVVV, encoded by the coding sequence ATGGACATTCGCGGCAAAAAGCTTCTCATGATCGGTGGATCCGGTCTAATTGGATCACACACTGTTGATTCGCTTTTGCGCGAAGACGTGGGCGAGGTGATCGTCTACGACAACTTTGTACGTGGGCGCATGGAGAATCTGGCTGCAGTCCGTCAGGATCCTCGCTTCAAGGTTTATGACATCGGGGGCGACATTCTGCAGACCGACATTCTGGAAGCCGCAATGAAGGGTGTCGATGGTGTTTTCCATTTTGCAGCGCTCTGGCTATTGCAGTGCCACGATTATCCGCGTTCGGCCTTTGATGTGAACGTGCGCGGCACTTTCAATGTTATGGAAGCCTGCGTAAAAGCAGGAGTGAATCGGTTGGTCTATTCGTCATCGGCATCTGTTTATGGCGATGCTCTGAGTGAACCAATGACTGAAGACCATCCCTTTAATAATAAGAACTTCTACGGCGCTACCAAGATTTGCGGAGAAGCGATGTTGCGATCATTTCATCATCGTTATGGATTGGACTACGTGGGTCTGCGCTACATGAATGTGTATGGACCAAGACAGGATTACCAGGGGGCCTACATCGCTGTGATTATGAAGATGTTGGATGCCATTGATCGTGGCGAAAGTCCAACCATTCTTGGAGATGGTTCTGAAGCATTTGATTTTGTTGCTGTCGAAGATTGTGCTCAGGCCAATGTGTGCGCGATGAAAGCGAATGCAACAGATTCCTTTTACAATGTAGGAACTGGTATTCGAACTTCGCTTAAAGAATTAGCTGAAATACTTATTGAACTCACGGGTTCAAAAAATCCTATTAATTATGCACCGCGCAGTCAGGCAACTTTGGTGCGTAATCGCATTGGCTGCCCTGAGAAAGCCTCAAAAGAGATCAGCTACACCGCGGCCATTGAACTGCGTGAGGGTTTGCAACGTTTGATCGATTGGCGAGCTTCTCACAAAGCTGAAGTTGAAGCCCGACGTGACGCACAGCGGGTGGTGGTATGA
- a CDS encoding DegT/DnrJ/EryC1/StrS aminotransferase family protein, whose amino-acid sequence MTTHPSMKVPIARTGLTEDEIQSVLVPLRSGWLVQGPKVREFEQAWSSFTGADHSIAVTSCTSALHMSLAALGFGPGDEAIVPAFTWISTANVVEHLGGRVVFADIDLSTFNIDPAGIESLITPRTKAILPVHLFGLSADMHVINEIAQKNNLWVVEDAACGFGSTFHGRHVGTLGNTGCFSFHPRKAITTGEGGMITTNDSLLAESLRRLRDHGAAMSDLQRHLGPKPYLLADHPDAGYNQRMTDLQAALGVAQMHRADAIVAERRQLAERYDLAFSELNWLQTPKVSLGCSHGYQSYPCLFEPELLSTALKTSDQALLGQIKERRNAWMETLQQKGISTRPATHAVHMLSFYRDKYHLNPEQFPAAQAANDCSVSLPLFHGMSSEEQTYVIDIVRGSKA is encoded by the coding sequence ATGACGACCCATCCATCAATGAAAGTGCCTATAGCCCGTACAGGGCTTACAGAGGATGAAATCCAGAGTGTGCTGGTGCCACTGCGCAGCGGTTGGCTGGTTCAGGGCCCCAAGGTGCGTGAGTTTGAACAGGCTTGGAGTTCATTCACGGGTGCTGACCACAGTATTGCAGTGACGAGCTGCACATCAGCCCTGCATATGTCTCTGGCCGCTTTGGGTTTTGGGCCCGGTGATGAGGCGATTGTTCCCGCCTTCACATGGATCTCTACAGCCAATGTGGTGGAACATTTGGGCGGTCGAGTTGTATTTGCCGATATCGATTTATCGACTTTTAATATTGATCCTGCAGGGATTGAATCGTTGATTACACCGCGCACGAAAGCGATACTGCCAGTTCATCTGTTTGGATTATCTGCTGATATGCACGTAATTAACGAAATCGCTCAAAAAAATAATCTTTGGGTGGTTGAAGACGCTGCCTGTGGTTTTGGCTCAACTTTTCATGGTCGGCACGTTGGAACTCTTGGTAATACCGGTTGCTTCAGTTTTCACCCCCGAAAGGCGATAACGACTGGTGAAGGCGGGATGATTACCACTAATGATTCTCTGTTGGCTGAGAGTCTGCGTCGTCTTCGCGACCATGGTGCAGCTATGAGTGATCTGCAACGGCACTTGGGACCAAAGCCTTATCTACTGGCAGACCACCCTGACGCCGGCTATAACCAGCGAATGACCGATTTGCAGGCAGCATTGGGTGTTGCCCAGATGCACCGTGCTGACGCAATTGTGGCTGAGCGACGTCAACTTGCTGAACGCTACGATTTAGCTTTCTCCGAGTTGAACTGGCTACAGACTCCGAAGGTGTCATTAGGTTGCAGTCATGGCTACCAGAGCTACCCGTGTTTGTTCGAACCTGAACTACTGAGCACAGCATTGAAGACTTCTGATCAAGCTTTGCTGGGGCAAATCAAGGAAAGGCGTAATGCCTGGATGGAAACATTGCAGCAAAAAGGAATATCTACTAGGCCAGCTACTCATGCTGTGCATATGTTGAGCTTTTATCGCGACAAGTACCATTTGAATCCTGAACAATTTCCAGCGGCTCAAGCTGCAAACGATTGCAGTGTTTCATTGCCTCTTTTCCATGGCATGAGTAGTGAGGAGCAGACTTACGTAATTGATATTGTTCGAGGCAGTAAAGCCTGA
- the asnB gene encoding asparagine synthase (glutamine-hydrolyzing): MCGITGLINLNGDSVSPVILKKMTDAIVHRGPDGEGHWIDESVGLGHRRLAIIDLSPAGHQPMISSDHRYVLSYNGEIYNYRELRAELEAEGFWFRSQTDSEVVLNALAHWGHDALLKFNGMFALALWDRKESSLLLARDRYGVKPLYYSFQSGVFAFASEQKAITAHPDFSSRLNKSALLEYFTFQNIFTDQTFLKNIYMLPAGHHLTFNMEGHTEPKIERYWDYRFREPQTTATRQEYIEELDRLFRQAVNRQLVSDVELGAYLSGGMDSGSITAIAAQSFPNLKTFTCGFDLSSASGIELGFDERSKAELMSARFKTEHYEMVLKAGDMERSLSLVSKHLEEPRVGQSYPNFYAAKLTSKFVKVVLSGSGGDELFGGYPWRYYRAANAQSFEEYIDQYYFYWQRLVDNNTLKKMFSPIWGDVGHIWTRDIFRDVFKTHDNQLDRPEDYINHSLYFEAKTFLHGLLTVEDKLSMSQSLENRVPFMDNDLVEFAMNCPVSLKLNNLAEVIKINENDPGDKQKQFFQKTNDGKQILRDMMKKYIPDDIARATKQGFSSPDASWFKGESIDFVQRTLLHGNARIYDVLDRSTVRTLVEQHLDGKQNRRLLIWSLLNVETLLSDINL, encoded by the coding sequence ATGTGTGGCATCACTGGGCTGATCAATCTCAATGGAGATTCGGTTTCTCCGGTCATTCTCAAAAAGATGACCGATGCCATTGTTCATCGCGGCCCTGATGGGGAAGGCCATTGGATTGATGAAAGTGTTGGACTCGGTCACCGGCGCCTCGCCATCATCGACTTGAGCCCTGCAGGACATCAGCCGATGATCAGTTCTGATCATCGCTATGTGCTTAGTTATAATGGCGAGATTTACAACTATCGCGAACTTCGCGCTGAATTAGAAGCTGAGGGCTTTTGGTTTCGCAGTCAGACAGATAGTGAAGTCGTTCTGAATGCTTTGGCTCACTGGGGCCATGATGCATTGCTGAAGTTCAATGGTATGTTTGCTCTTGCACTGTGGGACCGAAAAGAAAGCAGTCTTCTACTGGCTCGAGATAGATACGGTGTAAAGCCTCTTTATTATTCTTTTCAATCTGGGGTATTTGCTTTTGCTTCAGAGCAGAAAGCGATTACTGCACATCCAGATTTTTCATCGAGACTAAATAAATCAGCGCTTTTAGAATATTTTACTTTTCAGAATATATTCACTGATCAAACATTTTTGAAGAATATATATATGCTGCCCGCAGGTCATCATCTTACCTTCAATATGGAGGGTCATACTGAACCCAAAATAGAAAGATATTGGGATTATCGATTTCGCGAGCCTCAAACAACTGCTACTCGTCAAGAATATATTGAAGAACTTGATCGCTTATTTAGGCAGGCCGTTAATCGTCAGCTTGTCAGCGATGTTGAACTCGGCGCTTATTTATCAGGCGGTATGGATTCTGGTTCAATTACGGCGATAGCAGCTCAAAGTTTTCCTAATCTCAAAACTTTCACTTGCGGTTTTGATTTGAGCTCTGCTTCTGGAATTGAGCTCGGTTTTGATGAACGCTCGAAAGCAGAGCTTATGTCAGCTAGGTTCAAAACTGAACACTACGAAATGGTATTAAAAGCAGGTGATATGGAGCGCTCTTTATCATTAGTATCAAAACATCTTGAGGAACCTAGGGTTGGTCAAAGCTATCCTAATTTTTATGCTGCAAAGTTAACGAGTAAATTTGTTAAAGTAGTCTTATCTGGTAGTGGAGGTGATGAACTTTTTGGTGGTTACCCTTGGCGCTATTATCGAGCTGCAAACGCACAAAGCTTTGAGGAGTACATTGATCAGTATTACTTTTATTGGCAAAGATTAGTTGATAATAATACACTGAAGAAAATGTTTTCGCCTATTTGGGGTGACGTAGGGCACATATGGACTCGAGATATCTTTCGCGATGTTTTCAAAACTCACGATAATCAATTAGATCGACCGGAAGATTATATTAACCATTCTCTTTATTTTGAGGCAAAAACATTTTTGCATGGTCTTCTTACTGTTGAAGACAAACTCTCAATGTCTCAAAGTTTGGAAAACAGAGTGCCATTTATGGATAATGATTTAGTTGAATTTGCTATGAACTGTCCTGTGAGCTTGAAGTTAAACAACTTGGCGGAAGTGATTAAAATCAATGAAAATGACCCAGGCGACAAGCAAAAGCAATTTTTTCAAAAAACCAATGATGGGAAGCAAATTCTGCGTGATATGATGAAAAAATACATACCCGATGATATAGCACGTGCTACTAAACAAGGATTTTCTTCTCCTGACGCAAGTTGGTTTAAGGGAGAAAGTATTGACTTCGTACAAAGGACTTTGCTCCATGGCAACGCTCGCATTTATGATGTTCTTGATAGATCCACTGTAAGAACTCTTGTTGAACAACATCTTGATGGGAAGCAAAATCGACGTTTACTAATATGGTCACTTTTAAATGTAGAAACTCTGTTGAGTGATATAAACTTGTGA
- a CDS encoding metallophosphoesterase — translation MSDAHGNQSGFRAAIKHLRILGAKKYYFLGDAVGYIPSISVVQDLLHMGTDIKCILGNHEIMLLEHNVNSEKERVYQFQTVRQNITSCLSKFVRSWPTHRRETINRTSVLFVHGSPNDFTNEYVYPDTDLMQFNPGDSIVFMGHTHHPFIRSNNGTTFVNVGSCGLPRDDGRYGAACLYNPISQDLKIIRFPIYEQTKTLLTAYPTVNKSVYNLLERRSHSIFGDLL, via the coding sequence TTGTCAGATGCTCACGGAAATCAATCCGGCTTTAGAGCTGCTATTAAGCATCTACGCATTCTAGGCGCTAAAAAATATTATTTCTTAGGAGATGCCGTTGGCTATATTCCTTCCATATCAGTTGTTCAGGATTTGCTTCATATGGGGACGGATATAAAATGTATATTAGGTAATCATGAAATAATGCTACTTGAACATAATGTAAACTCTGAGAAAGAAAGGGTTTATCAGTTTCAAACTGTCCGTCAAAATATCACTAGTTGCCTATCAAAATTCGTAAGGTCATGGCCTACCCACAGGAGAGAAACAATAAATCGAACTTCAGTATTATTTGTTCATGGGAGCCCAAATGATTTTACAAATGAATATGTGTACCCAGATACAGATTTGATGCAATTTAATCCTGGAGATTCCATAGTTTTTATGGGTCACACCCATCATCCTTTTATAAGATCTAACAACGGTACAACATTTGTAAATGTTGGAAGCTGTGGCTTGCCTCGTGATGATGGACGTTATGGTGCAGCATGTCTTTACAATCCAATTTCTCAAGATCTTAAAATCATACGTTTTCCAATTTATGAGCAAACAAAAACTTTATTAACTGCGTACCCAACAGTCAATAAATCAGTATACAATCTTTTAGAAAGAAGAAGTCATTCAATTTTTGGAGATCTACTATGA
- a CDS encoding ATP-grasp domain-containing protein: protein MTNVLITAMGGGGHGEQILKALMLSRNHYRIIGADANADCPQFKLVDKSEVLPLASSPDYIENLFRLIERYQIKALFHGCEPELKLFAKFREKIESFGVFLPINPTSVIDLCMDKEKTNKKLSELGFESPKFTIISNKDDFANIDWYPVVVKPSVGGGGSANVYIAQDRSELYGLAEYLNLGEQKTKFFVQEYVGTPDNEFTVGVLHDMDGNYINSIAVKRALTGQLNIRMSVNNHTDKHELGSKLVISSGVSQGKIGRYPEVTSQCSAIAKSIGARGPVNIQCRLVDGIVKVFEINPRFSGTTSLRAMVGYNEPDILIQKHIYGADIKTNFSYEEGNIIRSLVETRLS from the coding sequence ATGACCAACGTTTTAATCACAGCCATGGGTGGCGGAGGTCATGGCGAGCAGATTCTGAAAGCTCTCATGCTTTCAAGAAATCATTACAGAATTATTGGTGCAGATGCTAATGCTGATTGTCCTCAATTTAAATTGGTAGATAAAAGTGAAGTATTACCATTAGCCTCTTCGCCTGATTATATTGAAAACTTATTCCGACTTATTGAACGATATCAAATTAAAGCTCTTTTTCATGGGTGCGAACCTGAGTTAAAGCTTTTTGCAAAGTTTCGCGAAAAGATCGAGAGCTTTGGTGTTTTCTTGCCAATTAATCCAACATCTGTTATTGATCTGTGCATGGATAAGGAAAAGACTAACAAAAAGTTGTCAGAGCTAGGCTTTGAATCACCAAAATTCACTATTATTTCAAATAAGGATGATTTTGCTAATATTGACTGGTATCCCGTTGTTGTTAAGCCATCAGTTGGTGGCGGTGGTTCGGCTAATGTATACATAGCCCAAGATCGTAGTGAGCTTTATGGACTCGCTGAGTACTTAAATTTAGGTGAGCAAAAAACTAAATTTTTCGTACAGGAATACGTAGGAACTCCCGATAATGAGTTCACAGTAGGAGTACTACATGATATGGATGGAAACTATATTAATTCAATTGCCGTAAAGAGAGCACTTACTGGTCAACTCAATATTAGAATGTCTGTCAATAATCATACCGACAAACATGAACTTGGATCAAAGCTAGTCATTAGTTCAGGAGTGAGTCAAGGTAAAATTGGTCGTTATCCTGAGGTAACATCTCAATGTAGCGCAATTGCAAAATCCATTGGAGCACGAGGCCCTGTTAATATTCAGTGCCGATTAGTTGATGGAATCGTAAAAGTCTTTGAGATAAATCCACGCTTTTCTGGGACTACTTCTCTTCGCGCTATGGTTGGCTATAATGAGCCAGATATCTTAATTCAAAAGCACATATATGGAGCTGATATAAAAACAAATTTTTCATACGAAGAGGGCAATATTATTCGAAGTTTAGTCGAAACTAGACTGTCTTAA
- a CDS encoding NAD(P)-dependent oxidoreductase, which produces MILITGSDGIIGRQLCNELLSQNIPFMPITHRRKCHTLHNALQVNLADDTGQLLKYASNFSAIVHLAAAVPHSLNYPDNSYSAELTRRMDQHILNIQSLTGVPLIYASTCGLYDRLLQDIKFEKDPSQLKIASPYFEAKFDGEKLFLKDGLSTILRLSAPIGSGLKSRLVLSRFICKARIGGKIEIWGSGNREQDFIDTSDIAQLIIKILQQPKSMILNVASGVPITMASLAETVVSSLESGSIEHTGQSDPRDAETARYSISLAKHHYNWEPQCTLDKSVKKLIHEDFERNF; this is translated from the coding sequence ATGATTTTAATCACTGGGTCAGATGGGATTATTGGCAGACAGTTGTGTAACGAGTTGCTGTCTCAAAATATTCCATTTATGCCAATAACTCATCGCCGTAAGTGTCATACTTTGCATAACGCTTTGCAAGTCAATCTCGCAGATGATACTGGGCAACTTTTAAAGTATGCTTCAAATTTTTCTGCAATTGTCCATCTCGCAGCAGCTGTACCTCATAGTTTAAATTATCCGGACAATTCTTACTCTGCAGAGCTTACAAGAAGAATGGATCAACATATACTTAATATTCAATCACTTACCGGTGTCCCACTCATTTATGCTTCAACTTGCGGTCTCTATGATCGATTGCTTCAGGATATCAAATTCGAAAAAGATCCTTCTCAGTTAAAAATTGCATCTCCGTACTTTGAAGCAAAGTTTGATGGAGAAAAGCTTTTTTTGAAGGATGGCCTCTCTACAATCCTAAGACTTTCTGCTCCTATTGGTTCTGGATTAAAGTCTCGATTGGTATTAAGTCGATTTATTTGCAAAGCTCGCATAGGCGGTAAAATTGAAATTTGGGGCAGTGGCAATAGAGAGCAAGATTTTATAGATACTTCTGATATTGCCCAATTGATTATTAAAATTCTTCAGCAACCCAAATCAATGATTCTCAATGTTGCATCTGGCGTACCCATTACAATGGCATCACTTGCTGAAACAGTTGTCTCATCATTAGAATCTGGATCCATAGAACATACAGGTCAATCAGATCCTCGTGACGCTGAAACTGCACGTTATTCTATATCTCTTGCCAAACACCACTATAATTGGGAACCTCAATGTACACTTGATAAATCAGTCAAAAAGCTCATTCATGAAGATTTTGAGAGGAATTTCTAA
- a CDS encoding bifunctional 2-polyprenyl-6-hydroxyphenol methylase/3-demethylubiquinol 3-O-methyltransferase UbiG, which translates to MNSSSLLIPNLPFCIGASLTSNNPSGLPSTYPFQLELNRSLCRLEQSVNKELESLLEKAYLVGNEMGTPSDDTNLGRPYVDDFISFVSKFSSHSGSLLEIGAGTGFLSKRLSEEGWTVTSIEPGTGYQPQWISNDVDVINDFFPSAEISGQFDVIVFYTVLEHIKDTKSFLTDVKNYLKPNGYIFLAVPDCTLEISNCDASILLHEHFHYFTKHSLLNTLIESGLTGKVYPSEYGRCLYAVAQISLEVQIPQVSNIHLVEYSDYISGILKAQSKLSSMFNNWLNKGQLGIFCPSRLLNLMSPDNDFLFYDDSPALHGKFYPPFSSQVRSRADLFIDKPDKILIASRTFGSKIKTDLLNSGLNSDIILISDLL; encoded by the coding sequence ATGAACTCAAGCTCTTTGTTGATTCCTAATTTGCCATTCTGTATTGGAGCTTCTTTAACATCCAACAATCCTTCCGGATTGCCTAGCACATATCCTTTTCAATTAGAGTTAAATAGATCTCTTTGCAGATTAGAACAGTCTGTAAATAAAGAATTAGAATCTTTGCTAGAAAAGGCCTATCTTGTTGGAAATGAGATGGGAACGCCCTCGGATGATACTAATCTTGGTAGACCGTATGTTGACGATTTCATATCCTTTGTTAGCAAATTTTCCTCCCATTCTGGATCTTTACTTGAGATCGGTGCTGGTACTGGATTTTTAAGTAAACGATTAAGTGAAGAGGGTTGGACTGTAACTAGTATTGAGCCTGGAACGGGATATCAGCCCCAATGGATCTCTAATGATGTAGATGTTATTAATGACTTTTTTCCATCAGCGGAAATTTCAGGTCAATTTGATGTAATTGTGTTCTATACAGTTCTAGAACATATTAAAGATACAAAGTCATTTCTTACTGATGTAAAAAATTATTTGAAGCCTAATGGTTATATATTTCTTGCAGTACCAGATTGCACACTTGAAATTTCTAATTGTGATGCAAGTATTTTGTTGCATGAACATTTTCACTATTTCACCAAGCACTCATTGCTAAATACTTTAATTGAATCGGGTTTAACAGGAAAAGTCTATCCTTCTGAGTATGGCCGTTGTCTATATGCAGTTGCCCAAATTTCTTTAGAGGTGCAAATCCCACAAGTATCTAATATACATTTGGTCGAATACTCAGACTATATTAGTGGCATACTCAAAGCGCAATCTAAGCTTTCGAGTATGTTTAACAATTGGCTTAATAAAGGACAGCTAGGGATATTTTGCCCAAGTCGTTTGTTGAATTTAATGTCACCAGATAATGATTTCTTATTTTACGATGATTCTCCAGCCTTGCATGGCAAATTTTATCCACCATTCTCTTCACAAGTACGAAGTCGCGCAGATTTATTCATTGATAAACCTGATAAGATTTTAATCGCGTCAAGAACTTTTGGTTCTAAAATAAAAACGGATCTTTTGAATTCCGGCTTGAATTCAGATATTATTTTGATAAGTGATTTGTTGTGA